In one Janibacter cremeus genomic region, the following are encoded:
- a CDS encoding ABC transporter ATP-binding protein, translating to MLLQVRGLSKRFGGLDAVKDVDFDVPEGQITAIIGPNGAGKSTLFNLLAGFYRPTSGTVTFDGTDITGMKPHRTVRAGIARTFQTTHLFDGATVLENVLAACVVRGRSNPLDAVFHTPRYRRDERASLEKSMEELEFVGAAHLRDELASTLPQETQKRISIALALATEPRLLLLDEPAAGTTDEETESFGELIRQIVRRGITVCLVEHKMSMVMGLADQIVVLDHGQRIALGSPEEIKKDPLVIEAYLGADASTTGASS from the coding sequence ATGCTGCTCCAGGTACGCGGGCTCAGCAAGAGGTTCGGTGGCCTCGACGCGGTCAAGGACGTCGACTTCGACGTCCCGGAGGGGCAGATCACGGCGATCATCGGGCCCAACGGTGCCGGCAAGTCGACGCTGTTCAACCTGCTGGCGGGCTTCTACCGACCGACGTCCGGGACCGTCACCTTCGACGGCACGGACATCACCGGCATGAAGCCCCACCGGACGGTCCGTGCCGGGATCGCGCGCACCTTCCAGACAACGCATCTCTTCGACGGCGCCACGGTCCTCGAGAACGTCCTGGCCGCGTGTGTCGTGCGGGGCAGGTCCAACCCCCTGGACGCGGTGTTCCACACGCCGCGGTACCGGCGGGACGAGCGGGCGAGCCTCGAGAAGTCGATGGAGGAGCTGGAGTTCGTCGGCGCCGCCCACCTGCGCGACGAGCTCGCCTCGACCCTCCCGCAGGAGACGCAGAAGCGGATCTCGATCGCCCTCGCCCTGGCCACCGAGCCGCGCCTGCTGCTCCTGGACGAGCCGGCCGCCGGGACCACCGATGAGGAGACCGAGTCCTTCGGCGAGCTCATCCGGCAGATCGTCCGGCGCGGGATCACGGTCTGCCTCGTCGAGCACAAGATGTCCATGGTGATGGGCCTCGCCGACCAGATCGTCGTCCTCGACCACGGCCAACGCATCGCCCTGGGCAGCCCGGAGGAGATCAAGAAGGACCCGCTCGTCATCGAGGCCTACCTCGGGGCCGACGCGAGCACGACAGGAGCCTCATCATGA
- a CDS encoding glycosyltransferase family 2 protein, whose protein sequence is MTSATLVREQVEPWEEVPRPLRPRLTVVVLTQGDRPELARALASVRAQRGVDPHLVLVVNGGRPPQLDPADQLIVLPENVGVPAGRNIGVAATDADVVVFLDDDAELQGEDHLASVLERFDEDPDLGAMAMRIVDETGRTQRRHVPRVGRRSAHRSGQVTHFIGAACAVRTSAFEGVDGFDPRFFYAMEESDLAWRLMDRGWGIWYSADLAAFHPRTPPSRHSRYMWFLARNRLWMAWRSLPLPLFVAHLLIWTVVCAVRCQPLRDVLAGYREAWRTRPARRPLGWRTVATMTRLGRPPFV, encoded by the coding sequence GTGACCAGCGCGACCCTGGTGAGGGAGCAGGTCGAACCGTGGGAGGAGGTGCCCCGCCCCCTTCGCCCCCGACTCACCGTCGTGGTGCTCACCCAGGGCGATCGTCCCGAGCTGGCCCGGGCGCTGGCCTCCGTCCGCGCCCAGCGCGGCGTGGACCCGCACCTCGTCCTCGTGGTCAACGGGGGCCGCCCACCGCAGCTCGACCCGGCCGACCAGCTGATCGTGCTGCCGGAGAACGTCGGCGTCCCGGCCGGCCGCAACATCGGCGTCGCCGCGACCGATGCGGACGTCGTGGTCTTCCTCGACGACGACGCGGAGCTACAGGGCGAGGACCACCTGGCGTCGGTCCTCGAGCGCTTCGACGAGGACCCCGACCTGGGCGCCATGGCGATGCGGATCGTCGACGAGACGGGCCGGACGCAACGGCGGCACGTCCCCCGTGTCGGCCGACGCTCGGCACACCGCTCGGGCCAGGTCACCCACTTCATCGGCGCGGCCTGCGCGGTGCGCACGAGTGCGTTCGAGGGGGTCGACGGCTTCGACCCCCGCTTCTTCTACGCCATGGAGGAGTCGGACCTGGCCTGGCGCCTCATGGATCGCGGCTGGGGCATCTGGTACTCCGCCGACCTGGCCGCCTTCCACCCCCGGACGCCCCCGTCGCGGCACTCCCGCTACATGTGGTTCCTCGCCCGCAACCGTCTGTGGATGGCCTGGCGGTCGCTGCCGCTGCCGCTCTTCGTGGCGCACCTGCTCATCTGGACGGTCGTCTGCGCCGTGCGGTGCCAGCCACTGCGTGACGTCCTCGCCGGGTACCGGGAGGCGTGGCGGACCCGTCCCGCTCGTCGACCGCTGGGCTGGCGGACGGTGGCCACCATGACCCGCCTGGGGCGACCCCCCTTCGTCTGA
- a CDS encoding branched-chain amino acid ABC transporter permease produces the protein MMEKINPRLLGVALVALALLAAPLVLNDQPYLIRVTTTAAIYAIAAYGMNIILGLTGQLSLAHGAFFGVGAYIVGLLTTDHDWSFWGSFLLAIVATTALGYASGLIALRTQGAYFAIFTMALGFLIFIVVTRWESVTHAHSGVSGVKYPENIGPIDFTQPTTMYYFVLFILGGAAYTTHALLRSNAGRSLVAIRTSEDLARSIGVNVAVSKQLAFTASAGIAGLAGGLFASLTGFIGPDSAAIDVTFEFLLFLLIGGMGTVMGPVIGSLLVAFLFEMLQDLQSYRFIVLGPIIVLLVIFAPKGIVGYLNDLIPARRRRRQRAAARAEDAHEATSATRTKEEVL, from the coding sequence TCGCGGCGCCGCTCGTCCTCAACGACCAGCCCTACCTGATCCGGGTGACCACGACGGCGGCGATCTACGCGATCGCCGCCTACGGGATGAACATCATCCTCGGCCTGACCGGGCAGCTGTCCCTGGCACACGGTGCGTTCTTCGGTGTCGGTGCCTACATCGTGGGACTGCTGACGACGGACCACGACTGGTCCTTCTGGGGCTCCTTCCTGCTCGCCATCGTCGCGACCACGGCCCTGGGGTACGCCTCGGGACTGATCGCGTTGCGGACGCAGGGTGCGTACTTCGCGATCTTCACGATGGCCCTGGGCTTCCTCATCTTCATCGTCGTCACCCGGTGGGAGTCGGTCACGCACGCCCACTCGGGCGTGAGCGGCGTGAAGTACCCGGAGAACATCGGGCCGATCGACTTCACGCAGCCGACGACCATGTACTACTTCGTGCTGTTCATCCTCGGTGGTGCCGCGTACACGACCCACGCGCTGCTGCGGTCCAATGCGGGCCGCTCCCTCGTGGCCATCCGCACGTCCGAGGACCTCGCCCGGTCCATCGGGGTCAACGTCGCCGTCAGCAAGCAGCTCGCCTTCACGGCGTCGGCCGGCATCGCGGGGCTGGCAGGTGGTCTCTTCGCCTCCCTGACCGGATTCATCGGTCCCGACTCGGCCGCCATCGACGTCACCTTCGAGTTCCTGCTCTTCCTGCTCATCGGTGGCATGGGGACGGTCATGGGCCCGGTCATCGGGAGCCTGCTCGTGGCGTTCCTCTTCGAGATGCTGCAGGACCTGCAGTCCTACCGGTTCATCGTCCTGGGGCCGATCATCGTCCTGCTCGTCATCTTCGCGCCGAAGGGGATCGTCGGGTACCTCAACGACCTGATCCCCGCCCGTCGCCGACGGCGGCAGCGTGCGGCGGCACGGGCAGAGGACGCGCACGAGGCGACATCCGCCACCCGGACGAAGGAAGAGGTGCTCTGA
- a CDS encoding sulfotransferase family protein produces MPLPNFLIVGSQKSGTSWLHRSLGRSKHIFASQVKELNFFNQTDFDAPEKLAAFREHFPKQDLPGVEYYLESTPHYFRARPTTARNIRSLLGSPEMVAVFRHPVDRYESAYIHHMMRGRFPYTPVIDELTDEYSVLSLGRYAEALESWWSIHPQLKPMLYDDLLRDPLGFVTEVMDHLGLTSDITMDDVTFRANDKTRKKSRLGSEWEEMPSLDPGLRHRLQEEYAEDTRRLEDLLGRDLRAWQEGVAGGGGQPVTATVGSRAQEL; encoded by the coding sequence ATGCCTCTTCCTAATTTCCTCATCGTCGGTAGTCAGAAGAGTGGGACGAGCTGGCTCCACCGCAGTTTGGGCCGCTCGAAACACATCTTCGCCTCGCAGGTGAAGGAGCTGAACTTCTTCAACCAGACGGACTTCGACGCACCCGAGAAGCTGGCCGCCTTCCGCGAGCACTTCCCGAAGCAGGACCTGCCCGGGGTGGAGTACTACCTCGAAAGCACGCCGCACTACTTCCGGGCTCGTCCGACGACAGCCAGGAACATCCGCTCCCTGCTGGGCTCGCCGGAGATGGTCGCGGTCTTCCGGCACCCGGTCGACCGGTACGAGTCCGCGTACATCCACCACATGATGAGGGGGCGCTTCCCCTACACCCCCGTCATCGACGAGCTCACGGACGAGTACTCGGTGCTCTCCCTCGGGCGGTACGCCGAGGCCCTGGAGAGCTGGTGGAGCATCCACCCGCAGCTCAAGCCCATGCTCTACGACGACCTGCTGCGCGACCCGCTGGGCTTCGTCACCGAGGTCATGGACCACCTCGGGTTGACCTCCGACATCACCATGGACGACGTGACCTTCCGCGCCAACGACAAGACGAGGAAGAAGTCGCGGCTCGGCTCCGAGTGGGAGGAGATGCCGAGTCTGGACCCGGGGCTGCGCCACCGGCTGCAGGAGGAGTACGCCGAGGACACGCGCCGTCTCGAGGACCTCCTCGGCCGCGACCTCAGGGCGTGGCAGGAGGGCGTGGCAGGAGGGGGTGGCCAGCCGGTAACCGCGACGGTCGGCTCCCGGGCGCAGGAGTTGTGA
- a CDS encoding ABC transporter ATP-binding protein encodes MMTITGLSAGYGAGNVLHSVDITVPAGELTVILGSNGSGKSTLFRTVSGVLRPTGGRIEFAGEDTTRSSTAALVRKGLAHCPEGRHLFPRMSVEKNLVLGAYAGRRRKDRVRTLLERTYELFPVLRDKSKQSAGSLSGGQQQMVAIGRALMSDPTMLILDEPSMGLAPLVTQQVFDAIVGINREGIGVLLAEQNATSALRIASSGYVMAEGRVVLSGAAEQLAGDPAVQQAYLGV; translated from the coding sequence ATGATGACCATCACCGGGCTCAGCGCCGGCTACGGCGCCGGGAACGTCCTGCACTCCGTCGACATCACCGTCCCCGCCGGTGAGCTGACGGTCATCCTCGGGTCGAACGGCTCCGGCAAGTCGACGCTGTTCCGCACCGTGAGCGGGGTGCTCCGCCCGACCGGCGGCCGGATCGAGTTCGCGGGTGAGGACACCACGAGGAGCAGCACGGCCGCGCTGGTGCGCAAGGGGCTGGCGCACTGCCCGGAGGGGCGACACCTCTTCCCGCGCATGTCGGTGGAGAAGAACCTCGTGCTCGGTGCCTACGCCGGCCGTCGGCGCAAGGACCGCGTCCGCACGCTCCTGGAGCGGACCTACGAGCTGTTCCCGGTGCTCAGGGACAAGAGCAAGCAGTCCGCGGGGTCGTTGTCCGGAGGCCAGCAGCAGATGGTGGCCATCGGTCGTGCCCTGATGTCCGACCCGACGATGCTGATCCTCGACGAGCCGTCGATGGGTCTCGCACCGCTGGTCACCCAGCAGGTCTTCGACGCCATCGTCGGGATCAACCGGGAGGGCATCGGCGTGCTCCTGGCCGAGCAGAACGCGACGTCCGCCCTGCGCATCGCCTCGTCGGGCTACGTCATGGCCGAGGGCCGGGTCGTCCTGTCGGGCGCGGCCGAGCAGCTCGCGGGGGATCCCGCCGTGCAGCAGGCCTACCTCGGGGTGTGA
- a CDS encoding glycosyltransferase family 2 protein, with product MAPTPTVATVDPTPLRWSVVIPVHDCADLLARALPEVVAQLGHRDDAEIIVVDDASDDAPDRVVEQVGAGRVRYVRHSPNRGAVATFNRCIALAQGELVHLLHGDDEILPGFYTTMEEALLPSRAVAAVCRAQDIDADGNHLYTTRSYRHGTGIWTEALDTFAVSNRVRAPGIVVRRSAYAKVGGYRTDLPHAADWEMWTRLAAHGPVLFVDEVLARYRRHQASHTSTLVRTGANVRERVQAIDVISTHIPPSRRAPTVRRALAHSVYFAGRSALDLARAGRWLPAGRQAREAARCVARIPRGVEVGA from the coding sequence ATGGCCCCGACCCCGACCGTCGCGACGGTGGACCCGACCCCCCTTCGCTGGTCCGTCGTCATCCCCGTCCACGACTGCGCCGACCTGCTCGCCCGGGCCCTGCCCGAGGTGGTCGCCCAGCTCGGGCACCGCGACGACGCCGAGATCATCGTCGTCGACGACGCCTCCGACGACGCCCCCGACCGGGTGGTCGAGCAGGTCGGAGCCGGACGAGTGCGCTACGTGCGCCACTCACCCAACCGCGGCGCCGTGGCGACCTTCAACCGGTGCATCGCCCTCGCCCAGGGAGAGCTCGTCCACCTGCTCCACGGTGACGACGAGATCCTTCCCGGCTTCTACACCACCATGGAGGAGGCGCTGCTGCCCTCCCGCGCAGTCGCAGCCGTCTGCCGCGCCCAGGACATCGACGCCGACGGCAACCACCTCTACACCACACGGTCCTACCGACACGGGACGGGCATCTGGACCGAGGCCCTCGACACCTTCGCGGTGTCCAACCGCGTGCGCGCCCCGGGCATCGTCGTGCGACGCTCGGCCTACGCCAAGGTCGGCGGCTACCGCACGGACCTCCCCCACGCGGCCGACTGGGAGATGTGGACCCGCCTGGCGGCACACGGCCCCGTGCTCTTCGTCGACGAGGTCCTCGCCCGATACCGCCGCCACCAGGCCTCGCACACCTCCACACTCGTGCGCACCGGCGCCAACGTCCGGGAACGCGTGCAGGCCATCGACGTGATCTCCACCCACATCCCTCCGTCGCGCCGCGCACCGACGGTGCGGCGGGCGCTGGCCCACTCGGTCTACTTCGCCGGACGCTCGGCCCTCGACCTGGCCCGGGCGGGCCGGTGGCTCCCCGCCGGTCGGCAGGCGCGCGAGGCCGCCCGGTGCGTGGCCCGGATCCCCCGAGGCGTGGAGGTGGGGGCGTGA